In Seriola aureovittata isolate HTS-2021-v1 ecotype China chromosome 17, ASM2101889v1, whole genome shotgun sequence, a genomic segment contains:
- the LOC130184930 gene encoding hemoglobin subunit beta-B, whose translation MVDWTDAERAAITSLWGKIDVGEIGPQALTRLLIVYPWTQRHFTTFGNVSTNAAILGNPKVAQHGKTVMGGLENAVKNLDDIKNTYAKLSRMHSEKLHVDPDNFRALAECISVCVAAKFGKQVFTADVQEAWQKFLSAVVSALGRQYH comes from the exons ATGGTCGATTGGACAGATGCTGAGCGCGCCGCCATCACTTCCCTGTGGGGAAAGATTGATGTGGGTGAAATTGGACCCCAGGCTCTGACCAG GCTTCTGATTGTGTATCCCTGGACTCAGAGACACTTCACCACATTTGGCAACGTGTCCACAAATGCCGCCATCCTCGGAAACCCCAAGGTGGCCCAGCACGGTAAGACCGTGATGGGTGGGCTGGAAAATGCCGTGAAGAACTTGGACGACATCAAGAACACTTACGCCAAGCTGAGCCGGATGCACTCTGAGAAGCTCCACGTGGATCCTGATAACTTCAGG GCTCTGGCTGAATGCATCAGCGTGTGTGTGGCTGCCAAGTTTGGAAAACAAGTCTTCACCGCTGATGTCCAGGAGGCCTGGCAGAAGTTCCTGTCTGCGGTCGTCTCTGCCCTGGGCAGACAGTACCACTGA